A stretch of the Chanos chanos chromosome 1, fChaCha1.1, whole genome shotgun sequence genome encodes the following:
- the LOC115808543 gene encoding 40S ribosomal protein S13, with product MGRMHAPGKGLSQSALPYRRSVPTWLKLTSDDVKEQIFKLAKKGLTPSQIGVILRDSHGVAQVRFVTGNKILRILKSKGLAPDLPEDLYHLIKKAVAVRKHLERNRKDKDAKFRLILVESRIHRLARYYKTKRVLPPNWKYESSTASALVA from the exons ATGGGTCGTATGCACGCGCCAGG AAAGGGCTTGTCCCAGTCGGCTCTGCCCTATAGACGCAGTGTGCCAACT TGGCTCAAGCTGACGTCTGATGATGTGAAAGAGCAGATCTTCAAGCTGGCCAAGAAGGGTCTCACTCCCTCGCAGATTG GTGTGATCCTCAGGGACTCTCATGGCGTGGCCCAGGTGCGTTTCGTTACTGGAAATAAAATCCTGAGGATCCTCAAATCCAAAGGACTGGCCCCTGACCTGCCAGAGGATTTGTACCACCTCATCAAGAAGGCCGTGGCTGTGAGGAAACAtctggagagaaacagaaag GACAAAGATGCCAAATTCCGCCTGATTCTTGTTGAGAGCAGAATCCACAGGCTTGCTCGTTACTACAAGACCAAGAGGGTACTCCCACCCAACTGGAAGTA TGAGTCCTCTACAGCCTCAGCTCTGGTGGCATAA
- the LOC115822189 gene encoding protein phosphatase 1 regulatory subunit 15B: METIADTKRKSEKTAMQRFGDSGMMLLPWTKQMLSVLWEHLRLLVHVICYSLMTVFQMFRLEVHLRITDETGQHVQHMTSATGNPTENFLSSLFENNKNVIVAGSKPLTKLSGDFAVSSHSRSLLSSFVSDDLCCSLVDDFVSRATECLSEDEDLFIGPHSSWKNGFDWDLFVGSETERVKDKGIASKTDFTAYVPSFTSQSETCQNQEDCNPENDCDFSMCSSEDSQVSCSPHCREHRSDSENSWTSSDGSCAEGDKEENDRLWELLSTSTDPYHPLHFTACAPSTVSKPERPQTGCLSVQSSQNSSVVPSCGSPNSDTTEKETTGPFSSEEEMEEDEEEALWRSLTQNNDPYHPLNFRAPLLTAELGKTRKDLPKQRSSTPLETENCVYRHQTARPVIKHNCLQALGEKPSLVPWRKHGSQNSASSHKKDIHIVKKVKFSPVVQVHKMQAWSFAMQASRKGPWEELARDRERFQRRIQKTEQAIGYCISPSHREMLFAYQQSTQTKPAVLTD; this comes from the exons ATGGAAACCATTGCAGATACGAAAAGGAAGTCGGAGAAGACCGCGATGCAGCGGTTTGGCGACAGCGGCATGATGTTGTTGCCGTGGACAAAGCAGATGCTTAGTGTGTTATGGGAGCACTTGCGGTTACTGGTTCATGTAATCTGCTATAGCCTGATGACAG TCTTTCAAATGTTCAGACTGGAAGTTCATCTTAGAATAACGGACGAGACAGGGCAACACGTCCAGCACATGACCAGTGCGACAGGAAATCCAACCGAaaactttctctcctctttgtttgaaaacaacaaaaatgtaattgTCGCTGGCTCAAAACCCTTGACGAAATTAAGTGGAGATTTCGCTGTCAGTTCCCACTCAAGATCCCTGCTCTCCAGTTTTGTGTCAGATGACTTGTGCTGCTCTTTGGTGGACGACTTTGTTTCTCGCGCAACAGAGTGTCTTTCAGAGGATGAAGATCTTTTCATTGGTCCGCACTCCAGCTGGAAGAATGGCTTCGACTGGGACCTGTTTGTCGGCTCTGAAACTGAGAGAGTCAAGGACAAGGGAATTGCAAGCAAGACAGA CTTTACTGCGTACGTTCCAAGCTTTACATCTCAAAGTGAAACTTGTCAAAACCAGGAGGACTGCAACCCTGAAAATGATTGCGACTTCTCCATGTGCTCTAGTGAAGACAGTCAGGTGTCCTGCTCCCCGCACTGTAGAGAGCACCGCtctgacagtgaaaacagttgGACTAGTTCAGATGGCTCCTGTGCGGAGGGGGATAAAGAGGAGAATGACAGACTCTGGGAGCTTCTTTCCACTTCAACAGATCCATATCACCCACTACACTTTACTGCATGTGCACCCAGCACAGTGTCTAAACCAGAGAGACCACAGACAGGATGTCTGTCTGTTCAAAGTTCACAAAACTCTTCCGTGGTGCCGTCATGTGGGTCTCCAAACTCTGACACAACGGAGAAGGAGACTACAGGACCTTTCTCCTctgaggaggagatggaggaggatgaggaggaagcATTGTGGAGGTCCCTCACTCAAAATAATGATCCTTACCATCCCCTCAATTTCAGAGCCCCACTTCTGACCGCAGAACTTGGTAAAACCCGTAAGGACTTACCCAAACAAAGAAGTTCCACACCCTTAGAGACTGAGAACTGTGTTTATCGGCATCAGACGGCCAGACCAGTCATCAAGCACAACTGTCTTCAGGCCTTGGGTGAAAAGCCCTCTTTGGTACCCTGGAGGAAGCACGGCAGTCAGAATTCTGCTTCCAGCCATAAAAAAGACATACACATTGTGAAAAAG GTTAAATTCTCACCAGTTGTACAAGTCCACAAGATGCAAGCTTGGTCTTTCGCCATGCAAGCTTCACGCAAGGGGCCGTGGGAGGAGCTTGCCCGCGACAGGGAACGCTTTCAGAGGAGAATCCAGAAAACGGAGCAGGCCATTGGCTACTGCATTAGTccatcacacagagagatgctCTTTGCTTACCAGCAGAGTACACAGACTAAACCTGCAGTTCTTACAGATTAA